From Papilio machaon chromosome 2, ilPapMach1.1, whole genome shotgun sequence, the proteins below share one genomic window:
- the LOC106715989 gene encoding histone deacetylase 6 isoform X2: MSTPLPPQQQRRSAGESKKCTPPSNILTRNGARKAKIQTRAMSAGAKPSAVIIAAKRKNFKKKQVIDTLLKDFYQIAMDSKAKVKGPTGLVTEPRMAEHRCLWDENYPECPERLIEVLQRCRELNLIEQCKQYAPRAATKEELLTLHSASVYETLEATHQNNDIEYLEEVSSKYDAIYIHPSTHELALLAAGSTIDMVDRIVSGEVQNGAALVRPPGHHAMRAEPCGYCFYNNVALAAKHAIDNRGLTRILIVDWDVHHGQATQQMFYEDDRVVYFSIHRYEHGKFWPSLRQSDFNYVGEGRGKGYNFNVPLNTTGLGDADYLAIWHQLLMPMAFEYQPQLVIISAGFDSALGDEKGEMQVTPACYATLLHLLMSVCPALCVVLEGGYCLPSLAEGAALTLRTLLGHPPPMLIQTGEPSDSIRESILNCIYVQKPYWRCFKYQPTYNVGNVLEISDEVKQKHIVVHKWEGDETRPDKFATRDCYPMQDNETKRKNEDRLNHLRIVTDLSLPQHAVCYIFDEAMLKHKNICEPAHVECPERIMRIHERLRDFGLLQRLHPLTARPATDHEILAVHTQKHLDRLKELASTKLRYLNSQKDDYNSVYFHPDTLESAAVAAGCVLQTVDAVLSKVAGAGVCVVRPPGHHADADVPSGFCLLNNAAMAAKYAAQAHDVNRLLILDWDVHHGNGTQKITYDDNRILYISIHRYDNGTFFPHSKDADYVAVGEGAGEGYNVNIPWNKRGMGNAEYMAAFTQVVLPIAYEYNPELVIVSAGFDACINDPLGGCKVLPECYGRMTQMLKGLAGGKIILCLEGGYNIVSTSYAMTMCTKALLGDPIEFNYNPEEEIHWSAVETINNVIKTQKKYWKNLKFQLALPIKNVLDKPSPSRGLIVSSPVPQKSLSSNVTSKSSNGLQSLESDMMNLTINKCADGIHCGTDDEEDNGTDKNAGCSKSSGEGSSKTVSDKGNKESEKQTLVDYLSENMQALVDGEMFAVVPVPWCPHLDTLFAIPESVKFEQGVKCVDCEEKDENWVCLHCYVTACGRSINGHMQAHHRATQHPLVLSLLDLSVWCNICDAYVDNPLLYDAKNNAHKCKFGEDMPWCYKTDIHMA, translated from the exons ATG TCCACCCCTCTACCACCGCAACAGCAACGTCGTTCTGCTGGAGAgagtaaaaaatgtacaccACCGTCGAATATACTTACAAGAAACGGTGCACGAAAAGCAAAAATTCAAACAAGGGCTATGTCAGCAGGTGCTAAG CCATCTGCCGTTATTATTGCTGCAAAGAGGAAGAATTTTAAGAAGAAACAAGTTATTGATACACTTTTAAaggatttttaccaaatt GCAATGGATTCCAAAGCAAAGGTCAAAGGTCCCACGGGCCTTGTAACAGAGCCTCGTATGGCAGAGCACAGGTGCCTGTGGGATGAGAATTATCCAGAATGTCCGGAAAGATTAATTGAAGTTTTGCAGAG ATGTCGTGAGTTGAATTTAATAGAGCAATGCAAGCAGTATGCACCAAGAGCGGCGACTAAAGAAGAACTACTCACCCTACACTCGGCTTCTGTGTACGAAACTCTGGAGGCTACACACcaaaataatgatattgaatatttagaaGAAGTCTCTTCAAAATATGATGCTATTTATATACATCCT AGTACCCACGAGCTAGCGCTCCTCGCAGCAGGTTCTACCATCGACATGGTAGACCGTATTGTAAGTGGTGAGGTACAGAACGGTGCGGCTCTAGTCCGGCCTCCCGGACACCACGCCATGCGCGCTGAACCCTGCGGCTACTGCTTCTACAACAATGTCGCACTCGCAGCCAAACATGCTATTGACAATAGAGGACTTACTAG gATTCTGATAGTGGATTGGGATGTACATCACGGACAAGCCACTCAGCAGATGTTCTATGAGGACGacag GGTGGTATATTTCTCTATCCATCGCTACGAGCACGGTAAGTTCTGGCCGAGTCTGCGTCAGTCGGACTTCAATTATGTGGGGGAGGGTCGCGGCAAAGGGTACAACTTCAATGTGCCACTCAACACGACCGGTTTGGGAGACGCAGACTACCTCGCTATATGGCATCAACTTCTCATGCCTATGGCTTTTGAG TACCAGCCACAACTGGTCATTATTTCCGCGGGATTTGACTCGGCTTTGGGCGATGAAAAA GGTGAGATGCAAGTGACTCCCGCATGTTATGCGACCTTGCTGCATTTACTGATGTCTGTGTGCCCCGCGCTGTGCGTGGTGCTGGAGGGTGGCTACTGCTTACCCTCGTTGGCGGAAGGCGCCGCGCTCACACTTCGCACGCTGTTAGGACATCCGCCACCAATGCTCATTCAAACTGGAGAACCTAGCGACTC GATCCGCGAATCGATACTAAACTGCATTTACGTACAGAAGCCATATTGGCGTTGTTTCAAATATCAGCCTACGTACAATGTAGGCAATGTATTGGAGATCAGCGACGAAGTGAAACAGAAGCATATAGTCGTACACAAGTGGGAGGGAGACGAAACTAGACCTGACAAGTTCGCTACTAGAGATTGCTATCCGATGCAAGACAACGAGACAAAGAGAAAAAATGAGGATAGATTGAATCATTTAAGGATag taacGGACTTATCATTACCTCAGCACGCTGTGTGTTACATTTTCGACGAAGCTATGctcaaacataaaaatatttgcgaGCC AGCTCATGTGGAGTGCCCGGAGCGTATAATGCGCATCCACGAGCGGCTCCGAGACTTCGGGCTGCTGCAGCGCCTGCACCCGCTGACCGCGCGCCCCGCCACAGACCACGAGATACTGGCCGTTCATACACAGAAGCATCTCGATAG actaAAAGAGTTGGCGAGTACCAAACTGCGTTATCTAAACAGTCAGAAAGATGATTACAACTCAGTGTACTTCCATCCGGATACACTGGAGAGCGCAGCTGTGGCCGCCGGATGTGTTTTACAG ACGGTAGATGCAGTTTTAAGTAAAGTAGCGGGTGCGGGTGTATGCGTGGTGCGTCCGCCGGGACATCACGCGGACGCGGATGTACCGAGCGGGTTCTGTTTACTGAACAACGCGGCGATGGCGGCCAAGTACGCGGCGCAGGCGCACGACGTCAACAGATTGCTCATACTGGACTGGGACGTACATCATGGGAATGGCACACAGAAGATCACTTACGATGATAATAGA ATTCTGTACATTTCGATACATCGTTACGACAACGGTACCTTCTTCCCTCACTCGAAGGACGCAGACTACGTGGCAGTGGGGGAGGGGGCGGGGGAGGGGTACAATGTCAATATTCCCTGGAATAAG CGTGGAATGGGTAACGCGGAGTACATGGCGGCGTTCACACAAGTAGTGCTGCCCATTGCCTATGAATACAATCCGGAGCTGGTCATTGTCTCCGCAGGATTTGACGCCTGTATCAATGATCCATTAGGCG gttGCAAAGTGTTACCAGAATGCTACGGACGGATGACACAAATGTTGAAAGGATTAGCGGGAGGCAAAATTATCCTCTGCTTAGAGGGCGGATATAATATAGTGAGCACTTCGTACGCTATGACAATGTGCACAAAAGCCTTACTCGGAGACCCCATAGAGTTCAATTACAACCCAGAAGAAGAAATCCACTGGTCCGCCGTAGAAACTATAAATAACGTCATCAAAACACAAAAGAAATACTGGAAAAATCTCAAATTCCAATTAGCGCTACCGATAAAGAACGTTCTAGACAAACCTTCACCTTCTAGAGGTTTAATTGTCAGCAGTCCAGTTCCGCAAAAGTCACTGTCATCAAATGTCACTTCTAAATCATCCAATGGTCTGCAATCACTGGAAAGTGATATGATGAATTTGACCATAAACAAATGTGCAGATGGTATACACTGTGGTACAGATGACGAAGAAGATAACGGTACAGATAAAAATGCGGGTTGTTCGAAATCTTCAGGTGAGGGTAGTTCTAAAACTGTCTCAGACAAAGGTAACAAAGAGAGTGAGAAACAAACTCTTGTGGATTATTTATCAGAGAATATGCAGGCTCTAGTTGATGGGGAGATGTTTGCAGTGGTGCCAGTGCCGTGGTGCCCACATTTAGATACTCTGTTCGCTATACCAGAGTCGGTTAAGTTTGAACAAGGCGTCAAATGTGTGGATTGCGAAGAGAAGGATGAGAATTGGGTGTGTCTGCATTGTTATGTT ACTGCATGCGGTCGCAGTATAAACGGGCACATGCAAGCGCACCACAGAGCAACTCAACACCCGTTAGTCCTCTCCCTCCTCGACCTGTCCGTGTGGTGTAACATTTGCGACGCGTATGTCGACAACCCACTGCTCTATGACGCTAAGAACAACGcacataaatgtaaattcgGCGAAGACATGCCATGGTGTTATAAAACAGATATACATATGGCATAA
- the LOC106715989 gene encoding histone deacetylase 6 isoform X1 yields MSTPLPPQQQRRSAGESKKCTPPSNILTRNGARKAKIQTRAMSAGAKPSAVIIAAKRKNFKKKQVIDTLLKDFYQIAMDSKAKVKGPTGLVTEPRMAEHRCLWDENYPECPERLIEVLQRCRELNLIEQCKQYAPRAATKEELLTLHSASVYETLEATHQNNDIEYLEEVSSKYDAIYIHPSTHELALLAAGSTIDMVDRIVSGEVQNGAALVRPPGHHAMRAEPCGYCFYNNVALAAKHAIDNRGLTRILIVDWDVHHGQATQQMFYEDDRVVYFSIHRYEHGKFWPSLRQSDFNYVGEGRGKGYNFNVPLNTTGLGDADYLAIWHQLLMPMAFEYQPELIIISAGYDAAIGCPEGEMQVTPACYATLLHLLMSVCPALCVVLEGGYCLPSLAEGAALTLRTLLGHPPPMLIQTGEPSDSIRESILNCIYVQKPYWRCFKYQPTYNVGNVLEISDEVKQKHIVVHKWEGDETRPDKFATRDCYPMQDNETKRKNEDRLNHLRIVTDLSLPQHAVCYIFDEAMLKHKNICEPAHVECPERIMRIHERLRDFGLLQRLHPLTARPATDHEILAVHTQKHLDRLKELASTKLRYLNSQKDDYNSVYFHPDTLESAAVAAGCVLQTVDAVLSKVAGAGVCVVRPPGHHADADVPSGFCLLNNAAMAAKYAAQAHDVNRLLILDWDVHHGNGTQKITYDDNRILYISIHRYDNGTFFPHSKDADYVAVGEGAGEGYNVNIPWNKRGMGNAEYMAAFTQVVLPIAYEYNPELVIVSAGFDACINDPLGGCKVLPECYGRMTQMLKGLAGGKIILCLEGGYNIVSTSYAMTMCTKALLGDPIEFNYNPEEEIHWSAVETINNVIKTQKKYWKNLKFQLALPIKNVLDKPSPSRGLIVSSPVPQKSLSSNVTSKSSNGLQSLESDMMNLTINKCADGIHCGTDDEEDNGTDKNAGCSKSSGEGSSKTVSDKGNKESEKQTLVDYLSENMQALVDGEMFAVVPVPWCPHLDTLFAIPESVKFEQGVKCVDCEEKDENWVCLHCYVTACGRSINGHMQAHHRATQHPLVLSLLDLSVWCNICDAYVDNPLLYDAKNNAHKCKFGEDMPWCYKTDIHMA; encoded by the exons ATG TCCACCCCTCTACCACCGCAACAGCAACGTCGTTCTGCTGGAGAgagtaaaaaatgtacaccACCGTCGAATATACTTACAAGAAACGGTGCACGAAAAGCAAAAATTCAAACAAGGGCTATGTCAGCAGGTGCTAAG CCATCTGCCGTTATTATTGCTGCAAAGAGGAAGAATTTTAAGAAGAAACAAGTTATTGATACACTTTTAAaggatttttaccaaatt GCAATGGATTCCAAAGCAAAGGTCAAAGGTCCCACGGGCCTTGTAACAGAGCCTCGTATGGCAGAGCACAGGTGCCTGTGGGATGAGAATTATCCAGAATGTCCGGAAAGATTAATTGAAGTTTTGCAGAG ATGTCGTGAGTTGAATTTAATAGAGCAATGCAAGCAGTATGCACCAAGAGCGGCGACTAAAGAAGAACTACTCACCCTACACTCGGCTTCTGTGTACGAAACTCTGGAGGCTACACACcaaaataatgatattgaatatttagaaGAAGTCTCTTCAAAATATGATGCTATTTATATACATCCT AGTACCCACGAGCTAGCGCTCCTCGCAGCAGGTTCTACCATCGACATGGTAGACCGTATTGTAAGTGGTGAGGTACAGAACGGTGCGGCTCTAGTCCGGCCTCCCGGACACCACGCCATGCGCGCTGAACCCTGCGGCTACTGCTTCTACAACAATGTCGCACTCGCAGCCAAACATGCTATTGACAATAGAGGACTTACTAG gATTCTGATAGTGGATTGGGATGTACATCACGGACAAGCCACTCAGCAGATGTTCTATGAGGACGacag GGTGGTATATTTCTCTATCCATCGCTACGAGCACGGTAAGTTCTGGCCGAGTCTGCGTCAGTCGGACTTCAATTATGTGGGGGAGGGTCGCGGCAAAGGGTACAACTTCAATGTGCCACTCAACACGACCGGTTTGGGAGACGCAGACTACCTCGCTATATGGCATCAACTTCTCATGCCTATGGCTTTTGAG TACCAACCGGAGCTGATAATTATATCTGCGGGCTACGACGCTGCCATCGGCTGTCCTGAG GGTGAGATGCAAGTGACTCCCGCATGTTATGCGACCTTGCTGCATTTACTGATGTCTGTGTGCCCCGCGCTGTGCGTGGTGCTGGAGGGTGGCTACTGCTTACCCTCGTTGGCGGAAGGCGCCGCGCTCACACTTCGCACGCTGTTAGGACATCCGCCACCAATGCTCATTCAAACTGGAGAACCTAGCGACTC GATCCGCGAATCGATACTAAACTGCATTTACGTACAGAAGCCATATTGGCGTTGTTTCAAATATCAGCCTACGTACAATGTAGGCAATGTATTGGAGATCAGCGACGAAGTGAAACAGAAGCATATAGTCGTACACAAGTGGGAGGGAGACGAAACTAGACCTGACAAGTTCGCTACTAGAGATTGCTATCCGATGCAAGACAACGAGACAAAGAGAAAAAATGAGGATAGATTGAATCATTTAAGGATag taacGGACTTATCATTACCTCAGCACGCTGTGTGTTACATTTTCGACGAAGCTATGctcaaacataaaaatatttgcgaGCC AGCTCATGTGGAGTGCCCGGAGCGTATAATGCGCATCCACGAGCGGCTCCGAGACTTCGGGCTGCTGCAGCGCCTGCACCCGCTGACCGCGCGCCCCGCCACAGACCACGAGATACTGGCCGTTCATACACAGAAGCATCTCGATAG actaAAAGAGTTGGCGAGTACCAAACTGCGTTATCTAAACAGTCAGAAAGATGATTACAACTCAGTGTACTTCCATCCGGATACACTGGAGAGCGCAGCTGTGGCCGCCGGATGTGTTTTACAG ACGGTAGATGCAGTTTTAAGTAAAGTAGCGGGTGCGGGTGTATGCGTGGTGCGTCCGCCGGGACATCACGCGGACGCGGATGTACCGAGCGGGTTCTGTTTACTGAACAACGCGGCGATGGCGGCCAAGTACGCGGCGCAGGCGCACGACGTCAACAGATTGCTCATACTGGACTGGGACGTACATCATGGGAATGGCACACAGAAGATCACTTACGATGATAATAGA ATTCTGTACATTTCGATACATCGTTACGACAACGGTACCTTCTTCCCTCACTCGAAGGACGCAGACTACGTGGCAGTGGGGGAGGGGGCGGGGGAGGGGTACAATGTCAATATTCCCTGGAATAAG CGTGGAATGGGTAACGCGGAGTACATGGCGGCGTTCACACAAGTAGTGCTGCCCATTGCCTATGAATACAATCCGGAGCTGGTCATTGTCTCCGCAGGATTTGACGCCTGTATCAATGATCCATTAGGCG gttGCAAAGTGTTACCAGAATGCTACGGACGGATGACACAAATGTTGAAAGGATTAGCGGGAGGCAAAATTATCCTCTGCTTAGAGGGCGGATATAATATAGTGAGCACTTCGTACGCTATGACAATGTGCACAAAAGCCTTACTCGGAGACCCCATAGAGTTCAATTACAACCCAGAAGAAGAAATCCACTGGTCCGCCGTAGAAACTATAAATAACGTCATCAAAACACAAAAGAAATACTGGAAAAATCTCAAATTCCAATTAGCGCTACCGATAAAGAACGTTCTAGACAAACCTTCACCTTCTAGAGGTTTAATTGTCAGCAGTCCAGTTCCGCAAAAGTCACTGTCATCAAATGTCACTTCTAAATCATCCAATGGTCTGCAATCACTGGAAAGTGATATGATGAATTTGACCATAAACAAATGTGCAGATGGTATACACTGTGGTACAGATGACGAAGAAGATAACGGTACAGATAAAAATGCGGGTTGTTCGAAATCTTCAGGTGAGGGTAGTTCTAAAACTGTCTCAGACAAAGGTAACAAAGAGAGTGAGAAACAAACTCTTGTGGATTATTTATCAGAGAATATGCAGGCTCTAGTTGATGGGGAGATGTTTGCAGTGGTGCCAGTGCCGTGGTGCCCACATTTAGATACTCTGTTCGCTATACCAGAGTCGGTTAAGTTTGAACAAGGCGTCAAATGTGTGGATTGCGAAGAGAAGGATGAGAATTGGGTGTGTCTGCATTGTTATGTT ACTGCATGCGGTCGCAGTATAAACGGGCACATGCAAGCGCACCACAGAGCAACTCAACACCCGTTAGTCCTCTCCCTCCTCGACCTGTCCGTGTGGTGTAACATTTGCGACGCGTATGTCGACAACCCACTGCTCTATGACGCTAAGAACAACGcacataaatgtaaattcgGCGAAGACATGCCATGGTGTTATAAAACAGATATACATATGGCATAA
- the LOC106715991 gene encoding mitochondrial intermediate peptidase — translation MKLFKPISVLRHGRKRRVSRGVSTWSPLATAFNTRPNSQPIFDTLRERTGLFNKPELTSFEGFYTLKDQAIASTDRLIEEAISGPTRPMVEVFDELSDTLCKVADLAEFVRIAHPQPHFASAAEDACISISGVVEKLNTHKGLYEALRDSVRRGTSGDQHLAELFLFDFEQSGIQLEDEPRKRVVALNDLILQTGQRFMAGAAKPRRVPRSAVPQNVRQFFSSEGDSVIVSGVYAECGEAAAREAAYRLYLAPEPSQDRLLHTTLTARHEMATICGFQSYADRAIKASIMENAANVREFLDILSDNLYDRAKMDFDTMLSMKKKETPYQDSLMCWDTPYYTHKAKTQLLNVANSDFSPYFSLGGCMEGLNMLCQELYGITLKSEEMLPGESWSPDVYKLAVVHESEGLLGYIYCDLYERPGKPHQDCHFTIQGGKLLPDGTYQNPIVVIMLSLSGGHRCGPALLSAGAVDNLFHEAGHALHSMLGRAPHQHVAGTRCATDLAELPSVLLEHFASEPQVVRRFARHFQTREPMPEDMLQRLCASKHLFGASEMQLQVFYSALDQKYHGPEAALGRSTTDVLKQVQKQYYGLPYVENTAWQHRFSHLVGYGAKYYSYLISRAAAWGAWSSQFASQPLNRRAGDAFRHGVLRHGGAKPPQKLLRDYLGMEITPKALATALTDELDHHKDNLDRVFRISEK, via the exons ATGAAGCTGTTTAAGCCAATATCAGTATTGCGACATGGCCGAAAACGCAGGGTGTCACGAGGAGTCAGCACATGGTCCCCGCTGGCCACTGCCTTCAACACAAGACCAAACTCTCAGCCTATCTTTGATACTTTGAGGGAAAGAACA GGACTTTTTAACAAACCAGAACTAACAAGTTTTGAAGGTTTCTATACATTGAAGGATCAGGCTATTGCATCAACGGACAGATTGATAGAGGAAGCAATATCTGGTCCCACGAGGCCTATGGTGGAAGTGTTTGATGAGCTGTCGGATACATTATGCAAAGTAGCAGATTTAGCTGAGTTTGTGAGGATTGCTCATCCACAACCGCACTTTGCGAGTGCTGCTGAAGACGCTTGTATCAGTATCAGTGGAGTTGTGGAAaa ATTAAACACGCACAAGGGTTTATATGAAGCGTTGCGTGATTCAGTCAGACGTGGAACATCTGGTGATCAGCATTTAGccgaattgtttttatttgactttGAACAGAGTGGAATACAGCTGGAGGATGAGCCTCGCAAGCGAGTGGTGGCGCTCAACGACCTCATACTGCAAACAGGGCAGCGCTTCATGGCTGGTGCCGCTAAGCCACGACGTGTACCCAGATCTGCTGTTCCGCAGAATGTCAGGCAGTT TTTCAGCAGCGAAGGTGACAGTGTGATTGTGAGTGGGGTGTATGCGGAGTGCGGCGAAGCAGCAGCTCGTGAGGCTGCTTACCGCTTGTATCTGGCGCCTGAGCCCTCGCAGGACCGTCTGTTGCACACCACATTGACTGCCAGACATGAGATGGCCACTATATGCGGCTTCCAGAGCTATGCGGACAG aGCAATTAAAGCAAGTATAATGGAAAATGCGGCTAATGTACGTGAATTCCTTGACATACTGTCTGACAACTTGTATGACAGAGCAAAGATGGATTTTGATACTATGTTAAGTATGAAGAAGAAGGAAACTCCATACCAAGACTCTCTGATGTGTTGGGACACGCCATACTACACTCACAAGGCGAAGACACAACTCCTCAATGTAGCTAACTCGGATTTCAGTCCATATTTCTCGCTGGGTGGATGTATGGAAGGGTTGAATATGCTATGTCAAGAATTGTATGGGATCACATTGAAATCTGAAGAGATGCTGCCAg GCGAGTCGTGGTCCCCGGACGTATACAAGCTGGCGGTGGTGCACGAGTCCGAGGGTCTGCTGGGGTACATATACTGTGACCTGTATGAGAGGCCCGGCAAACCACACCAGGACTGCCACTTCACCATACAAGGTGGAAAACTGCTGCCAGACGGCACTTACCAG AACCCAATAGTGGTAATAATGTTATCACTGAGCGGCGGACACCGGTGCGGGCCGGCGCTGCTGAGTGCGGGCGCTGTGGACAACCTGTTCCATGAGGCGGGCCACGCGCTGCACTCCATGCTGGGCAGGGCTCCGCACCAGCACGTGGCCGGCACGCGCTGCGCCACAGACCTCGCCGAGCTGCCCAGTGTACTGCTGGAGCACTTCGCCTCAGAGCCGCAGGTGGTGCGCCGCTTCGCACGTCACTTCCAAACCAGGGAGCCCATGCCCGAGGACATGCTGCAGCGGCTCTGCGCCTCCAAACATCTGTTCGGCGCCAGCGAGATGCAGCTGCAG GTATTTTATTCAGCACTAGACCAGAAGTATCACGGTCCGGAGGCGGCGCTCGGTCGCTCCACAACAGACGTACTCAAACAAGTACAGAAACAGTACTACGGCTTGCCTTATGTAGAAAACACG GCGTGGCAACATCGCTTCAGCCATCTGGTAGGTTACGGGGCGAAGTACTACTCGTACTTGATCTCGCGCGCGGCGGCCTGGGGCGCCTGGAGCTCACAGTTTGCTTCACAACCGCTCAACAGGCGCGCCGGTGACGCCTTCCGACATGGCGTGCTGAGACATGGCGGGGCGAAGCCTCCACAA AAACTTCTACGAGACTACTTAGGAATGGAGATCACACCGAAAGCGCTTGCCACAGCACTGACAGATGAACTCGACCACCACAAAGATAACTTGGACAGGGTGTTCAGAATATCtgagaaataa
- the LOC106715992 gene encoding cullin-4A: MSGLPKTPVLVEEGGNQCRKRSQVNNEQSSKRAKLDEMNVNEKKSNFSLLTPNTNGAIKMSATTIKPGVATKKLVIKNFKSKPNLPENYQETTWSKLREAVIAIQTSKAIAYSLEELYQAVENMCSHKMASQLYVNLTNLVEAHVKANIEQFLSESMDRQVFLKRMDDCWRAHCRQMIMIRSIFLYLDRTYVLQNPSIHSIWDMGLDLFRHHIAMNTLVQTRTVDGLLLLIERERGGDAVDISLLKSLLRMLSDLQIYQDAFEHKFLQATERLYAAEGQRLMRELSVAQYLAHVEKRLKEENERLLHYLDPSTKWQLIHTIERQLLSEHLSGILTKGLEALMDGPRLSDLTTLYNLFSKVKDGLNELCNHFNAYIKKKGRTIVIEPERDKTMVSELLEFKERLDHVVSVCFQRNSKFVYSMREAFEYFINQRQNKPAELIAKFVDLKLRAGNKEATEEELERLLDKIMVLFRFIHGKDVFEAFYKKDLAKRLLVGKSASVDAEKSMLSKLKQECGGGFTCKLEGMFKDMELSKDINITYKQHLAASQESGGLELSVYILTMGFWPTYPAGEVRLPAELTRHQDHFAKFYLAKHSGRKLQWQATLGHCVLRAHFAQGKKELQVSLFQALVLLLFNDGDNLSFEDIKTATNIEEGELRRTLQSLACGKARVLSKAPRGREVHDADHFAFNNEFTNKLFRIKINQIQMKETSEEQKATEERVFQDRQYQIDAAIVRVMKMRKALSHNLLISELYNQLKFPVKPADLKKRIESLIDRDYMERDKDNPNQYNYVA; the protein is encoded by the exons AATGAGAAGAAATCAAACTTCTCCTTGTTAACTCCAAACACAAATGGCGCTATTAAGATGTCGGCGACCACGATTAAACCCGGTGTAGCAACAAAGAAACtggttataaaaaactttaaaa GTAAACCGAACCTTCCAGAAAATTACCAAGAAACAACATGGAGCAAACTAAGAGAAGCCGTGATCGCTATTCAGACATCAAAGGCTATCGCATATTCCCTGGAAGAGCTGTATCAAGCAGTAGAAAATATGTGCAGCCATAAG ATGGCATCGCAATTGTATGTCAACTTAACAAACCTAGTTGAAGCCCATGTAAAGGCCAACATAGAACAGTTCCTCTCGGAGAGCATGGACCGCCAGGTGTTTCTCAAGAGGATGGATGACTGCTGGCGAGCTCACTGCCGACAGATGATCATGATACGCAGCATATTCCTATACCTAGACAGAACTTATGTGTTACAAAATCCTAGTATACACTCTATATG GGACATGGGTCTAGACTTGTTCCGGCATCACATAGCTATGAACACTCTGGTGCAGACACGCACTGTGGACGGCTTGCTGCTGCTGATTGAACGAGAACGTGGTGGCGACGCTGTCGACATCTCTCTGCTCAAAAGTCTGCTGCGAATGCTCTCTGATCTCCAGATATACCAAGATGCCTTCGAACACAA GTTCCTGCAAGCGACAGAACGTCTGTACGCGGCGGAAGGCCAGCGGCTGATGCGCGAGCTCTCGGTAGCACAGTACCTTGCCCATGTCGAGAAGAGGCTAAAAGAGGAGAATGAGAGGCTGCTGCACTATCTAGACCCATCTACTAA ATGGCAACTGATTCACACAATAGAGCGACAGTTGCTCAGTGAGCACCTCTCTGGAATACTGACCAAAGGCTTGGAGGCCCTTATGGACGGACCCCGGCTGTCTGACCTCACTACACTGTACAATCTCTTCAGCAAAGTCAAGGATGGTCTTAATGAATTGTGCAATCATTTCAATGCATATATCaag aaaaaaggTCGTACGATAGTGATAGAGCCGGAGCGGGACAAGACGATGGTGTCTGAGCTGTTGGAGTTCAAGGAGCGACTGGACCATGTGGTCAGCGTCTGCTTCCAACGCAACTCAAAGTTCGTGTACTCCATGCGGGAGGCCTTCGAGTACTTCATCAACCAGCGGCAGAACAAGCCGGCTGAACTTATTG CCAAATTTGTCGATCTAAAGCTTCGGGCTGGTAACAAAGAAGCGACAGAGGAAGAACTGGAAAGACTCCTTGACAAAATAATGGTTTTATTCCGGTTTATACACGGCAAGGATGTTTTCGAAGCTTTCTACAAGAAGGACTTGGCGAAGAGACTGCTCGTTGGCAAGTCCGCTTCAGTCGATGCTGAGAAATCAATGCTCAGCAAACTGAAACAGGAATGCGGTGGAGGCTTCACATGTAAATTGGAAGGAATGTTCAAAGATATGGAGTTGTCTAAggatattaatattacgtatAAACAG CACTTGGCTGCGAGTCAAGAGAGTGGTGGGCTGGAGCTGTCCGTGTATATCCTGACGATGGGTTTCTGGCCGACATACCCGGCTGGTGAGGTGCGGCTGCCGGCCGAGCTGACTCGCCACCAGGACCACTTCGCTAAGTTCTATCTAGCCAAACACTCAGGTCGGAAGCTGCAGTGGCAGGCCACGCTCGGACATTGCGTACTGCGGGCGCATTTCGCACAG GGTAAAAAAGAATTACAGGTATCTCTATTCCAAGCTCTCGTTCTCCTTCTCTTCAACGACGGAGACAATCTCTCTTTTGAAGATATTAAAACTGCTACTAACATTgag GAAGGTGAGCTGCGACGTACTCTGCAGTCTCTGGCTTGCGGCAAAGCTCGTGTACTGAGCAAAGCGCCGCGAGGTCGCGAAGTTCACGACGCAGATCACTTCGCCTTCAACAATGAATTCACCAACAAACTCTTCCGCATCAAGATCAACCAGATACAGATGAAGGAGAct AGTGAGGAACAGAAGGCGACAGAGGAGCGCGTGTTCCAGGACAGGCAGTACCAGATTGATGCGGCCATTGTACGCGTCATGAAGATGCGCAAGGCTCTGTCGCACAACCTCCTCATCTCTGAACTCTACAACCAGCTCAAGTTCCCAGTCAAG CCCGCCGACCTAAAGAAGCGTATAGAGTCGCTGATCGATAGAGACTACATGGAGCGCGATAAGGACAACCCCAACCAGTACAACTACGTGGCATAA